In a single window of the Gemmatimonadota bacterium genome:
- a CDS encoding phytanoyl-CoA dioxygenase family protein: MLTDEQMRQFREDGYLVFAALIQGERLACYKQVFDELVAEGCKLTEEAPHWTLELDERGEPRAGLLHKIQGVCVVDARVLELAREPMILDRVAVLIGENIDVFGTKFFPKLPNGGTSTGWHQDNFYFGTDTDRIISCGIYLEDSDLENGCLRVVPGSHRMGAIFEHHKNIGRHGRWTKVDESQAVDLVIPAGTVVLFSANLLHGAYDNHSNRTRYSTAWHYLPEELNPEKFLKGIYEDRHVGRIKN; this comes from the coding sequence ATGCTTACTGACGAACAGATGCGGCAGTTTAGAGAAGATGGCTATCTCGTTTTTGCAGCCCTGATACAAGGCGAGCGATTGGCCTGTTACAAGCAGGTGTTTGATGAATTGGTCGCAGAGGGGTGCAAATTGACCGAGGAGGCACCGCACTGGACGCTCGAGTTGGACGAGCGCGGTGAACCCCGGGCGGGTTTGTTGCACAAAATTCAGGGTGTTTGCGTGGTCGATGCCCGCGTGTTGGAACTGGCGCGTGAGCCGATGATTTTAGACCGCGTGGCAGTATTAATTGGTGAAAATATCGATGTGTTTGGCACCAAGTTTTTTCCGAAGTTGCCCAATGGCGGTACGTCAACGGGCTGGCATCAGGATAATTTTTATTTTGGGACCGATACGGATCGCATTATCAGTTGCGGGATTTATCTGGAAGATTCCGATCTGGAGAATGGGTGTTTGCGGGTAGTGCCCGGTAGCCACCGGATGGGTGCGATTTTCGAGCACCACAAAAATATAGGCAGACACGGCCGTTGGACAAAGGTCGATGAATCACAGGCTGTGGATCTGGTCATTCCCGCTGGTACGGTTGTTCTGTTTTCCGCCAATCTCCTGCACGGTGCTTACGATAACCACAGCAATCGCACGCGCTATAGTACGGCATGGCATTATTTGCCAGAAGAACTCAATCCCGAAAAGTTTCTAAAGGGAATATACGAAGACCGGCATGTGGGACGAATTAAAAATTAA
- a CDS encoding Ldh family oxidoreductase, with translation MENERRVAAGALLDLVQGIFETCEMGEGDAHLLANSLVDADLGGVHSHGVLRVPEYVRKLTVDGVDPNGKPEVVKDNGACLVVDGGNSMGQIGTAFAMQQVIVRARDIGIAAAGIRGSNHCGAVGYFARMALDCDMIGVATTNALPTMAPWGGAERILGINPLSVAIPAGGEFPIVFDAAFSGSAHGKIRVYEQKGLTLPEGWALDADGVPTTNPVKAIDGLLMPIGQFKGVALALVMGILSSMLSGASYGTELGNMEDGPQAGEDGHFVAAIRVGAFEDVARFKARVDSAIQQIHACKRAPGVDRLFAPGEPEALRRKEYRTQGIPLNVVTLNDLKKTAKERGLAFALGG, from the coding sequence ATGGAGAATGAAAGGCGTGTGGCTGCTGGGGCACTATTGGATCTGGTGCAGGGGATTTTTGAGACGTGTGAGATGGGTGAAGGGGATGCACATCTGTTGGCGAATTCGCTGGTGGATGCCGACCTCGGCGGCGTGCATTCGCACGGGGTATTGCGCGTTCCCGAATACGTGAGGAAGTTGACGGTTGATGGCGTGGATCCAAATGGCAAACCCGAGGTGGTGAAGGATAATGGGGCGTGTCTGGTGGTGGATGGGGGCAATTCTATGGGGCAGATTGGGACGGCGTTTGCGATGCAGCAGGTGATTGTTCGCGCCCGGGATATTGGTATAGCAGCCGCGGGTATTCGGGGCAGTAATCACTGCGGTGCCGTGGGGTATTTTGCGCGTATGGCGTTGGATTGCGATATGATTGGGGTTGCGACGACCAATGCTTTGCCCACAATGGCTCCGTGGGGAGGTGCTGAGCGTATCCTGGGTATCAATCCCTTGAGTGTCGCGATTCCCGCCGGTGGGGAATTTCCCATTGTTTTTGACGCGGCGTTTTCTGGCTCTGCGCATGGGAAGATTCGCGTATATGAACAAAAAGGGCTGACTTTACCAGAAGGGTGGGCCCTGGATGCGGATGGGGTGCCGACGACCAATCCCGTAAAGGCGATAGATGGCCTGCTGATGCCGATTGGGCAATTTAAGGGTGTGGCGCTGGCCCTGGTGATGGGGATTTTGTCTTCTATGTTGTCCGGCGCGAGCTATGGCACTGAATTGGGCAATATGGAAGATGGACCACAGGCAGGTGAAGATGGTCATTTTGTGGCGGCTATTCGGGTGGGTGCTTTTGAAGATGTGGCGCGATTCAAGGCGCGAGTTGACAGTGCGATTCAGCAGATTCACGCCTGTAAAAGGGCGCCTGGGGTGGATCGGCTATTTGCCCCTGGTGAACCCGAAGCCCTGCGGCGCAAGGAGTATCGCACGCAGGGCATACCGTTGAATGTGGTTACGTTAAATGATCTGAAGAAGACAGCAAAAGAACGAGGCCTGGCTTTTGCGCTGGGCGGTTGA
- a CDS encoding thioesterase family protein — protein MGRVKLVLPDEFIFTTEISLRVSDINYGGHLGNDAVLSLCHEVRARLFAEYGFTELDVDGVGILMIDAVIVFRSEAFYGEALVGDVAVCNFSRTGCDLFYLLRAKSDGREVARAKTGIVFLDYSNRRIRPVPQKFREIFEG, from the coding sequence ATGGGCAGGGTGAAGCTGGTATTACCCGATGAGTTTATTTTTACAACTGAAATTTCGTTGAGAGTTTCTGATATCAATTACGGTGGGCATCTGGGCAACGATGCGGTGTTGTCTTTGTGTCACGAGGTGCGTGCGCGTTTGTTTGCAGAGTACGGTTTTACGGAGTTGGATGTGGATGGTGTGGGTATTTTGATGATTGACGCTGTGATTGTTTTTCGGAGCGAGGCTTTTTACGGCGAGGCACTTGTTGGCGATGTGGCGGTGTGCAATTTTTCGCGCACGGGATGTGATTTGTTTTATCTTTTGCGTGCAAAATCCGATGGACGAGAAGTGGCGCGGGCAAAAACGGGTATTGTGTTTCTCGATTATAGCAATCGGAGGATCAGACCCGTACCCCAAAAATTTAGAGAGATTTTTGAGGGATAG
- a CDS encoding ThuA domain-containing protein produces the protein MSRKALMVWGGWQGHEPKECVDIFAPLLESDGFDVDVRDSMDVYTDADYMSELSVVVPCWTMGSIEREQEQGLQGAVKSGVGLAGWHGGMCDAFRNNTGYQWMTGGQWVSHPGGVIDYEVNIVPEKADDPIVAGLSDFAMHSEQYYMHTDPGNEVLVTTTFETDVAPWVNGCVMPVVWKRMWGSGRVFYSSLGHKAVDFDVPEAKEIQRRGINWAAH, from the coding sequence ATGAGCAGGAAAGCTTTGATGGTATGGGGTGGTTGGCAAGGGCACGAGCCAAAGGAATGCGTGGATATTTTCGCACCGTTGCTGGAATCAGATGGGTTTGACGTGGATGTTCGCGATTCAATGGATGTTTATACGGATGCGGATTACATGTCGGAACTGAGTGTTGTTGTGCCGTGTTGGACGATGGGCAGTATAGAAAGAGAACAGGAACAGGGGCTTCAAGGGGCGGTTAAGAGCGGTGTTGGGCTGGCGGGCTGGCACGGTGGGATGTGCGATGCGTTTCGCAATAATACGGGCTATCAGTGGATGACGGGCGGGCAATGGGTGTCGCATCCGGGTGGGGTGATTGATTATGAAGTCAATATTGTGCCGGAAAAAGCAGATGATCCGATTGTGGCGGGGCTGAGTGATTTTGCGATGCATTCCGAGCAGTATTATATGCATACCGATCCGGGCAATGAGGTGCTGGTGACGACGACTTTTGAGACCGATGTGGCACCCTGGGTCAATGGTTGTGTGATGCCGGTGGTTTGGAAACGCATGTGGGGTTCAGGACGGGTGTTTTACTCTTCTCTGGGGCACAAAGCCGTGGATTTTGATGTGCCAGAGGCGAAAGAGATCCAGCGGCGTGGTATTAACTGGGCTGCGCATTGA